In Alkalihalobacillus sp. TS-13, the following are encoded in one genomic region:
- the pgk gene encoding phosphoglycerate kinase, which yields MQKQSLRDVNVEGKRVFCRVDFNVPMKDGEVNDETRIRAALPTIQHLVENGAKVILASHLGRPKGQVVEELRLDPVAKRLSDLLNRTVTKTDQVYGEEVDQAISNLNNGEVLLIENVRFEPGEEKNDPVLAKAFAAMADVYVNDAFGAAHRAHASTEGVAHHLPGVSGLLMEKELDVLGKALSTPERPFTAVIGGAKVKDKIGVIDNLLDKVDNLIIGGGLAYTFVKALGYDVGKSLLEEDKIDLAKSFMEKAEQKGVKMYLPKDVVIADDFSRDANTKVVSIDEIPSDWEALDIGPGTRDEYRTVIEGSKLVIWNGPMGVFEFDAFANGTMTIAKALADAKDTYSVIGGGDSAAAVEKFDLADAMDHISTGGGASLEFMEGKVLPGVAALKDK from the coding sequence ATGCAAAAACAGTCTTTGCGTGATGTGAACGTTGAAGGGAAGAGAGTTTTCTGTCGCGTTGACTTCAACGTGCCGATGAAGGATGGAGAAGTGAATGACGAAACTCGAATCCGTGCGGCATTACCGACAATCCAACACTTAGTAGAAAACGGAGCAAAAGTCATTCTAGCAAGTCACCTTGGACGTCCGAAGGGACAAGTCGTTGAAGAGTTACGTCTTGATCCTGTCGCAAAACGTCTAAGTGATCTTTTGAACCGGACCGTTACAAAAACCGATCAAGTTTATGGTGAAGAAGTCGACCAAGCAATCTCAAACCTGAACAATGGAGAAGTCTTACTGATTGAAAACGTCCGTTTTGAACCTGGTGAAGAAAAGAACGACCCAGTGCTAGCGAAAGCGTTCGCTGCCATGGCTGACGTGTATGTGAATGATGCATTTGGAGCGGCTCACCGGGCGCACGCATCAACCGAAGGTGTCGCTCATCATCTTCCAGGGGTTTCAGGACTTTTAATGGAAAAAGAACTTGATGTTCTCGGAAAAGCACTTTCAACTCCAGAACGTCCATTTACAGCCGTAATTGGCGGCGCAAAAGTTAAAGATAAGATCGGGGTTATCGATAATCTTTTAGATAAAGTGGACAACCTGATCATCGGCGGCGGCCTTGCTTATACTTTTGTAAAAGCACTCGGGTATGACGTCGGGAAATCTCTTTTAGAAGAGGATAAAATCGACCTGGCGAAGTCATTCATGGAAAAAGCGGAGCAAAAAGGCGTAAAAATGTATCTTCCGAAAGATGTCGTCATTGCAGATGATTTTTCAAGAGATGCCAATACGAAAGTCGTCTCGATTGATGAAATCCCATCAGATTGGGAAGCACTAGATATTGGACCAGGTACTCGTGATGAGTACAGAACCGTGATCGAAGGCTCGAAGCTTGTAATATGGAATGGACCTATGGGTGTATTCGAATTTGATGCCTTTGCGAACGGTACGATGACAATCGCGAAAGCGTTAGCCGACGCGAAAGATACGTACAGTGTCATCGGCGGTGGTGATTCAGCAGCAGCAGTCGAAAAATTCGATCTCGCAGATGCGATGGATCACATCTCTACCGGCGGAGGTGCCTCTCTAGAGTTTATGGAGGGGAAGGTTTTACCGGGCGTTGCTGCGTTAAAAGATAAGTAA
- the gap gene encoding type I glyceraldehyde-3-phosphate dehydrogenase: MATKIGINGFGRIGRNVFRAALKNNDVEVVAVNDLTDAEMLAHLLQYDTVHGTLDAKVEVNGENLVVDGKEVKVLSERDPAQLGWGDLGVEIVVESTGRFTQRDDAAKHLEAGAKKVIISAPAKNEDITVVLGVNEDKYDAASHNVISNASCTTNCLAPLAKVLNDKFGIKRGMMTTVHSYTNDQQILDLPHKDYRRARAASENIIPTTTGAAKAVSLVLPELEGKLNGMAMRVPTPNVSLVDLVAELDKDVTVDEVNAALKEAAESNLKGILGYSEEPLVSRDYNGSPDSSTIDALSTMVMEGNMVKAISWYDNESGYSHRVVDLAAFIASKGL, from the coding sequence ATGGCTACAAAGATTGGTATTAATGGTTTTGGACGTATTGGACGTAACGTATTCCGTGCAGCATTGAAGAACAACGACGTTGAGGTAGTAGCAGTTAATGACCTTACAGACGCTGAAATGCTTGCTCATCTATTACAATATGACACTGTTCATGGAACACTAGATGCAAAAGTTGAAGTTAACGGTGAAAACCTTGTGGTAGATGGTAAAGAGGTAAAAGTTCTTTCTGAGCGTGATCCTGCTCAACTAGGTTGGGGAGACCTTGGCGTAGAAATCGTTGTTGAATCAACTGGTCGTTTCACGCAACGTGACGATGCAGCAAAACACCTTGAAGCAGGAGCAAAGAAAGTCATCATTTCTGCTCCAGCGAAGAACGAAGACATCACGGTTGTACTTGGTGTTAACGAAGACAAGTACGATGCAGCAAGCCACAATGTCATCTCAAACGCATCTTGTACGACAAACTGTCTAGCACCACTTGCTAAAGTATTGAACGATAAGTTCGGAATCAAACGTGGAATGATGACAACAGTCCACTCTTACACGAACGACCAGCAAATCCTTGACCTTCCACACAAAGACTATCGTCGTGCGCGTGCGGCAAGCGAAAACATCATCCCGACAACAACAGGTGCAGCAAAAGCGGTATCTCTTGTACTTCCAGAGCTAGAAGGCAAGCTGAATGGTATGGCAATGCGTGTACCTACACCAAACGTATCATTAGTCGACCTTGTAGCTGAGCTTGATAAAGATGTAACTGTAGACGAAGTGAATGCAGCATTAAAAGAAGCTGCAGAGTCTAACTTGAAAGGTATTCTTGGATACAGCGAAGAGCCACTAGTATCTCGTGACTATAACGGAAGCCCTGATTCTTCTACAATCGATGCGCTTTCTACAATGGTCATGGAAGGCAACATGGTAAAAGCAATTTCTTGGTACGACAATGAGAGCGGATATTCTCACCGTGTTGTTGATCTTGCAGCGTTCATCGCTTCTAAAGGACTTTAA
- the gpmI gene encoding 2,3-bisphosphoglycerate-independent phosphoglycerate mutase yields the protein MAKKPVALIILDGFALRDETKGNAVAQAKKPNFDHYWNEFPHSQLQACGEAVGLPEGQMGNSEVGHLNIGAGRIVYQSLTRVNLSIKEGEFYEKQTFLDAMDHVKKKDSALHIFGLLSDGGIHSHIDHLYALLKLAAKENVEKVYVHGFLDGRDVGPQTAKTYIKALQEKMAEYGVGEIATLSGRYYSMDRDKRWDRVERSYRTMTYGEGPSYNDPIEVVDDSYANDIHDEFVLPSVITKEDGAPVATIEDDDAIIFFNFRPDRAIQISQVFTNEDFRGFDRGEKLPKDLHFVCLTHFSETVDGEVAFKPTNLDNTLGEVLAQQDYKQLRIAETEKYPHVTFFFSGGRENEFPGEERILIDSPKVATYDLKPEMSAYEVTDALLDELNADKHDVIILNLANPDMVGHSGMLEPTIKAIETVDECLGKIVDLILEKDGAAIITADHGNSDEVITVDDKPMTAHTTNPVPVIVTKKGVNLRDDGILADLSPTVLDLLGGKQPKEMTGKSLIKD from the coding sequence ATGGCTAAAAAACCAGTCGCACTCATCATTCTTGATGGGTTTGCGTTACGGGATGAAACAAAAGGGAATGCGGTCGCCCAGGCGAAAAAGCCGAACTTCGACCACTATTGGAATGAGTTTCCTCACTCCCAGCTGCAGGCTTGTGGCGAAGCGGTTGGCCTTCCTGAAGGTCAGATGGGGAACTCCGAGGTCGGCCACTTGAACATCGGAGCTGGCCGAATCGTCTATCAAAGCTTGACTCGGGTCAATCTCTCGATTAAAGAAGGCGAGTTTTATGAAAAGCAAACCTTCCTTGATGCGATGGACCATGTGAAAAAGAAAGATTCTGCCCTCCATATTTTCGGATTGCTTTCGGATGGCGGAATCCACAGTCACATCGATCACCTTTATGCGTTATTGAAGCTGGCAGCGAAAGAGAATGTCGAGAAGGTTTATGTCCATGGATTCCTTGATGGCCGTGATGTTGGACCGCAAACTGCGAAGACTTACATCAAGGCGCTTCAGGAAAAAATGGCTGAATATGGCGTCGGAGAAATTGCGACGTTATCTGGACGTTATTATTCGATGGACCGTGATAAGCGCTGGGATCGTGTAGAACGTTCCTATCGCACGATGACCTACGGTGAAGGCCCGTCTTATAACGACCCGATCGAAGTTGTCGATGACTCTTATGCTAACGATATCCATGATGAATTCGTCCTTCCGTCAGTGATAACGAAGGAAGACGGTGCTCCGGTTGCGACGATCGAAGACGATGATGCGATCATTTTCTTCAACTTCCGTCCTGACCGGGCGATCCAGATTTCACAGGTCTTTACGAACGAAGACTTCCGGGGATTCGATCGTGGTGAAAAACTGCCGAAGGATCTCCATTTCGTCTGTCTGACTCATTTCAGTGAAACAGTGGATGGGGAGGTCGCCTTCAAACCGACGAACCTCGACAACACGCTGGGTGAAGTTTTAGCACAGCAGGATTATAAACAGCTGCGGATTGCTGAAACCGAAAAGTATCCGCATGTCACGTTCTTTTTCAGTGGCGGACGCGAGAATGAATTCCCAGGTGAAGAGCGGATCCTCATCGATTCACCAAAAGTGGCGACCTATGACTTGAAACCAGAAATGAGCGCTTATGAAGTGACGGATGCGTTGCTTGATGAACTGAATGCGGACAAGCACGATGTAATCATTTTGAACCTTGCAAACCCGGACATGGTCGGGCATTCCGGTATGCTAGAGCCTACCATCAAAGCAATCGAGACAGTGGATGAATGTCTTGGTAAGATCGTTGACTTGATTTTAGAAAAAGATGGCGCGGCTATCATAACGGCTGACCACGGAAACTCAGATGAGGTCATCACGGTTGATGATAAACCGATGACAGCACATACGACGAACCCTGTACCGGTCATCGTCACGAAAAAAGGTGTAAACCTTCGTGATGACGGAATTCTGGCGGACTTGTCGCCGACAGTGCTTGATTTGTTGGGCGGGAAACAGCCAAAAGAGATGACAGGGAAATCACTGATTAAAGATTAA
- the tpiA gene encoding triose-phosphate isomerase, with protein MRKPIIAGNWKMHKTLEESKSFVKEISGLVPDESKIDSVICAPALFLNALVNETAETKLHIGAQNMHFEESGAFTGEISPAALNDLNVEYVILGHSERREMFAETNSSVNKKVHAAFKHDLVPIVCVGETLEQRENNETKPHVKTQVEQALSGLSEEQVAKTVIAYEPIWAIGTGKSATAEDANEVCAYIRSVIADKFSKEIAEQVRIQYGGSVKPETIDELMSQSDIDGALVGGASLKPQSFLQLLEVVNNG; from the coding sequence ATGCGTAAACCGATCATCGCAGGAAACTGGAAAATGCATAAAACATTGGAGGAATCCAAGAGCTTTGTAAAAGAGATATCAGGTCTTGTGCCAGATGAATCGAAAATTGATTCGGTAATTTGTGCGCCTGCACTCTTTTTGAACGCTCTAGTGAATGAAACTGCTGAAACGAAGCTGCATATCGGAGCACAAAACATGCACTTTGAAGAAAGCGGAGCATTTACAGGTGAAATCAGCCCGGCGGCTTTGAATGATTTGAATGTCGAGTATGTCATTCTTGGACACTCTGAGCGTCGTGAAATGTTCGCCGAAACGAATAGCTCTGTTAACAAGAAAGTACACGCTGCCTTTAAGCATGACCTTGTACCGATCGTTTGTGTCGGTGAAACATTAGAACAACGTGAGAACAATGAAACGAAACCTCATGTAAAAACACAGGTTGAGCAAGCTTTAAGCGGTCTTTCTGAAGAACAAGTCGCTAAGACTGTAATCGCCTATGAGCCGATCTGGGCGATTGGAACAGGAAAATCAGCGACTGCTGAGGATGCGAATGAGGTATGTGCTTATATCCGCAGTGTGATCGCTGATAAATTTTCAAAAGAGATCGCAGAACAAGTGCGTATCCAATACGGCGGAAGTGTGAAGCCGGAAACGATTGATGAATTGATGAGCCAATCAGACATCGATGGTGCACTTGTCGGTGGGGCAAGCTTGAAGCCTCAGTCTTTCTTACAGTTGTTGGAGGTTGTAAATAATGGCTAA